From a region of the Methylomonas rapida genome:
- the amoC gene encoding bacterial ammonia monooxygenase, subunit AmoC — MAATTESVKADAAEAPLLNKRNLTLGVLLYLVFYSFIRWYEGVYGWSAGLDSFAPEFETYWMNMLYIEIVAEVVLFAGINGYIWKTRDRKVMSITPREELRRHFTHWTWLVCYGWAIYWGASYFTEQDGTWHQTIVRDTDFTPSHIIEFYLSYPIYIITGTASFMYAKTRLPTYQEGLHLMYLVVVIGPFMILPNVGLNEWGHTFWFMEELFVAPLHYGFVFFGWAALGILGVLNTEVMAIAKLLKKDLA, encoded by the coding sequence ATGGCTGCTACAACTGAATCAGTTAAGGCTGATGCTGCGGAAGCACCGCTTTTAAACAAAAGAAACCTGACACTAGGCGTTTTGCTGTATCTGGTTTTCTATTCTTTCATTCGTTGGTACGAAGGCGTCTACGGCTGGTCAGCTGGTCTGGACTCATTTGCTCCAGAGTTTGAAACATACTGGATGAACATGCTGTACATCGAGATCGTAGCCGAAGTTGTCCTGTTCGCAGGTATCAACGGTTACATCTGGAAAACCCGTGATCGCAAAGTAATGTCAATCACTCCACGTGAAGAACTGCGTCGTCATTTCACACACTGGACATGGTTGGTTTGCTACGGTTGGGCAATCTACTGGGGTGCTTCTTACTTCACCGAGCAAGACGGTACTTGGCATCAAACCATCGTTCGTGATACTGACTTTACTCCAAGTCACATCATCGAATTTTACCTGTCATACCCAATTTACATCATCACTGGCACAGCTTCTTTCATGTACGCTAAAACCAGACTGCCTACCTATCAAGAAGGTCTGCATTTGATGTATTTGGTTGTTGTTATTGGTCCGTTCATGATTCTGCCAAACGTTGGTTTGAACGAATGGGGTCACACATTCTGGTTTATGGAAGAGTTGTTCGTTGCTCCATTGCACTACGGTTTCGTATTCTTTGGTTGGGCTGCTCTGGGTATTCTGGGTGTGTTGAATACCGAAGTTATGGCAATTGCCAAATTGCTGAAAAAAGACCTGGCTTAA
- the amoA gene encoding bacterial ammonia monooxygenase, subunit AmoA, translated as MSASQSAVRSRAEAVQVSRTFDWMILFTLFTAVLGGYHIHYMLTGGDWDFWTDWKDRRLWVTVAPIVSITFPAAVQACLWWRYRLPVGATLSVIALMVGEWINRYLNFWGWTYFPVNFVFPSNLLPGAIVLDVILMLGNSMTLTAVVGGLAYGLLFYPGNWPIIAPLHVPVEYNGMMMTLADLQGYHYVRTGTPEYIRMVEKGTLRTFGKDVAPVSAFFSGFVSIIIYFLWHFFGRWFSKTDFIADDAS; from the coding sequence ATGAGCGCATCTCAATCAGCTGTACGTTCTCGTGCGGAAGCGGTACAAGTTTCCCGTACGTTTGACTGGATGATTCTTTTTACACTGTTCACAGCGGTTCTGGGCGGTTATCACATTCACTATATGTTGACTGGTGGTGACTGGGACTTCTGGACTGACTGGAAAGATAGGCGTCTATGGGTAACCGTAGCTCCTATCGTTTCTATTACTTTCCCTGCGGCTGTTCAAGCTTGCTTATGGTGGAGATACCGTTTGCCTGTGGGTGCAACCTTGTCGGTTATTGCCCTGATGGTCGGTGAATGGATCAACAGATATTTGAATTTCTGGGGTTGGACATACTTCCCAGTGAATTTTGTATTCCCATCAAACTTGCTGCCAGGCGCTATCGTTCTGGACGTAATCCTGATGTTGGGTAACAGCATGACCCTGACCGCTGTTGTTGGTGGTTTGGCTTATGGTTTGTTGTTCTACCCAGGCAACTGGCCAATCATTGCTCCTCTGCACGTTCCTGTTGAATACAACGGCATGATGATGACTCTGGCTGACTTGCAAGGTTACCACTATGTTCGTACCGGTACACCTGAGTACATCCGTATGGTAGAGAAAGGTACATTGAGAACTTTCGGTAAAGACGTTGCTCCTGTATCAGCGTTCTTCTCCGGCTTCGTTTCTATCATCATTTACTTCTTGTGGCACTTCTTCGGCCGTTGGTTCTCAAAAACCGACTTCATCGCCGACGATGCTTCTTAA
- the amoB gene encoding bacterial ammonia monooxygenase, subunit AmoB: MKIIKDRVAKLSFVALLITMTAAMFYAPTASAHGEKSQAAFMRMRTIHWFDLNWSADEVAVNDTMTISGKFHVFAGWPETVDKPEVSFLNIGIPGPVFIRAGSWIGGQLVPRSVSLELGETYEFKVLLKARRPGDWHVHTMMNVQGGGPIIGPGKWVTITGKMSDFVNPVTTLTGQTIDLEDYALDNVYFWHAVWFAIALAWVIFWIKRPIFVPRHIAVSTGKADSLISAGDKKVGMIFGVGTLVIVAASMGATNEKYPVTTPLQAGLLRGMKPYQMPEATVSVKVDDATYRVPGRAMQMTLTITNNGDSAVRLGEFNTAGVRFLDSSVHEDETGYPDDLLAEDGLSVSDNSPIAPGETRTVEVTASDAAWEVYRLADLIYDPDSRFAGLMFFWDENGNRQMTMVDAPLIPTFI, translated from the coding sequence ATGAAAATAATTAAAGACAGAGTTGCAAAACTGTCCTTTGTCGCACTGCTGATCACTATGACAGCAGCGATGTTCTACGCTCCAACAGCATCTGCTCACGGTGAAAAGTCTCAAGCGGCTTTCATGCGTATGCGTACCATTCACTGGTTTGACTTGAACTGGTCAGCCGATGAAGTTGCTGTAAACGATACCATGACAATTTCCGGTAAATTCCACGTTTTCGCTGGATGGCCTGAAACTGTTGATAAACCAGAAGTTTCTTTCTTGAACATCGGTATTCCTGGTCCTGTATTTATCCGTGCAGGTTCTTGGATCGGTGGTCAATTGGTTCCTCGTTCTGTATCTTTGGAACTGGGCGAAACTTACGAGTTTAAAGTACTGTTGAAAGCACGTCGCCCAGGCGACTGGCACGTTCACACCATGATGAACGTTCAAGGCGGTGGTCCTATCATTGGACCAGGTAAATGGGTAACCATTACTGGTAAAATGAGCGATTTCGTTAACCCAGTTACTACTCTGACTGGCCAAACGATCGACCTCGAAGACTACGCGCTGGACAACGTTTACTTCTGGCACGCAGTATGGTTTGCCATTGCCCTTGCTTGGGTGATTTTCTGGATCAAACGTCCAATCTTTGTTCCACGTCACATCGCTGTTAGCACTGGTAAAGCAGACTCTTTGATCTCTGCTGGCGACAAAAAAGTTGGCATGATCTTCGGTGTTGGTACTCTGGTTATCGTTGCTGCTTCCATGGGCGCAACCAACGAAAAATACCCCGTAACCACTCCTCTGCAAGCTGGTTTGTTGCGTGGTATGAAGCCTTATCAAATGCCGGAAGCTACTGTTTCTGTCAAAGTTGATGACGCTACCTACCGTGTGCCAGGTCGTGCTATGCAAATGACTCTGACCATCACCAACAATGGTGACTCAGCTGTTCGTTTGGGTGAGTTCAACACTGCTGGCGTTCGTTTCTTGGACTCTTCTGTTCATGAAGACGAAACCGGTTATCCAGATGACTTGTTGGCTGAAGATGGTTTGTCTGTTAGCGACAACAGCCCGATTGCTCCAGGTGAGACTCGTACTGTTGAAGTTACAGCTTCTGACGCTGCTTGGGAAGTATATCGTCTGGCTGACTTGATCTATGACCCAGACAGCCGCTTCGCAGGTCTGATGTTCTTCTGGGACGAAAACGGCAACCGTCAAATGACTATGGTTGACGCTCCTCTGATCCCAACTTTCATCTAA
- the prlC gene encoding oligopeptidase A produces MTNPLLEDTELPQFSKILPEHVEPAIDQLLADARQTIARQLHSGGPYSWQNLVEPIENAEDRLNKAWSPVSHMNSVVNSDAMRDAYNACLGKLSEYATEVGQNRALFEAYQAIRNSPAFSSLDRAQQKIIDNALRDFHLSGVDLPAEQQVRFKDISQQLSKLSSQYEENLLDATNAWSKLLTNAEDLAGLPESALIQAEQAATNEGKQGWLINLQFPSYLAVMTYADNRELRREHYEAFSTRASDQGPNAGKWDNSEIMEKILALRHEKAQLLGFANYAEYSLATKMAENTHEVIAFLEDLADKSWRQARRDLAELKAFAADEHGLHDLQAWDIGYYSEKMRQHFYQLSQEEVKAYFPVNRVLPGLFAIVEKLYGLNIREITDFDAWHPDVHFFEIKDQHDQLRGRFYLDLYARGKKRGGAWMDDCISRKKLADGVQIPVAYLVCNFTPPAGGEPALLTHDEVQTLFHEFGHGLHHMLTQVDYLGVSGISGVEWDAVELPSQFMENWCWEKEALTLISGHYQTGEALPDALFDKMLAAKNFQAGMLMVRQLEFSLFDFKIHLDYDPAKGGRIYQILQQIRDQVAVVKVPEFNRFAHSFSHIFAGGYAAGYYSYKWAEVLSADAFSLFEEKGIFDRATGASFLHNILEQGGSNDAMTLFKNFRGRDPNIDALLRHNGIAA; encoded by the coding sequence ATGACCAATCCACTGCTAGAAGACACCGAACTGCCACAATTTTCCAAAATCTTGCCGGAACATGTGGAACCCGCCATCGATCAACTGCTGGCCGATGCGCGCCAAACCATCGCGCGGCAATTGCATTCCGGCGGCCCTTATTCCTGGCAAAACCTGGTAGAGCCGATCGAAAATGCCGAAGATCGCCTGAACAAGGCCTGGTCGCCCGTCAGCCACATGAATTCGGTAGTCAACAGCGACGCGATGCGCGACGCTTATAACGCCTGTCTCGGCAAACTTAGCGAATACGCCACCGAAGTCGGACAGAACAGGGCACTGTTTGAAGCCTATCAAGCCATCCGCAATAGCCCCGCGTTTTCCTCCCTCGACCGTGCACAACAAAAAATCATAGACAATGCATTGCGTGATTTTCATTTGTCCGGCGTCGATCTTCCCGCCGAGCAACAAGTCCGCTTCAAGGACATCAGCCAGCAGTTATCGAAGCTCTCCAGCCAATACGAGGAGAATTTGCTCGATGCCACCAATGCCTGGAGCAAATTACTAACCAACGCCGAAGATTTGGCGGGCCTGCCGGAATCAGCCTTGATTCAAGCCGAACAAGCCGCAACGAATGAGGGCAAGCAAGGCTGGTTGATCAACCTGCAATTTCCATCCTATCTGGCCGTGATGACCTACGCCGACAATCGCGAACTACGCCGGGAGCATTACGAAGCCTTTTCGACCCGTGCCTCCGATCAAGGTCCGAATGCCGGTAAATGGGACAATTCCGAAATCATGGAGAAAATCCTCGCGCTACGCCACGAAAAGGCGCAATTGCTGGGTTTCGCCAACTATGCCGAATACTCTCTGGCAACCAAGATGGCGGAAAACACCCATGAAGTAATCGCGTTTCTGGAGGATCTGGCGGACAAATCCTGGCGTCAAGCGCGCCGCGACCTTGCCGAATTAAAGGCGTTCGCGGCCGACGAGCATGGCTTGCATGACTTACAAGCCTGGGACATTGGTTATTATTCCGAAAAAATGCGCCAGCATTTTTACCAACTATCGCAAGAGGAAGTAAAAGCCTATTTTCCGGTCAATCGCGTGCTTCCCGGCCTGTTTGCGATTGTCGAAAAGCTATATGGCTTGAACATTCGTGAAATCACGGATTTCGACGCCTGGCATCCCGATGTGCACTTCTTCGAAATCAAAGACCAGCATGACCAACTGCGCGGGCGTTTTTACCTAGACTTATACGCGCGCGGCAAAAAACGCGGCGGCGCCTGGATGGATGATTGCATTAGCCGCAAAAAATTGGCCGATGGCGTGCAAATTCCGGTTGCCTATCTGGTTTGCAACTTTACGCCACCGGCTGGCGGTGAACCTGCCCTACTGACCCACGACGAAGTGCAGACGCTATTTCACGAATTCGGCCACGGCCTGCATCACATGCTGACGCAAGTTGACTATCTTGGCGTTTCCGGCATTAGCGGCGTGGAATGGGATGCGGTAGAACTCCCGAGTCAGTTCATGGAAAACTGGTGCTGGGAAAAAGAGGCGCTGACGCTGATTTCCGGTCATTACCAAACCGGCGAAGCGCTGCCGGATGCGCTGTTTGACAAGATGCTGGCCGCCAAAAACTTCCAGGCTGGCATGCTGATGGTGCGTCAACTCGAATTCAGCCTGTTCGATTTCAAAATCCATCTCGATTACGACCCAGCCAAAGGCGGCCGCATCTACCAAATCCTGCAGCAAATCCGAGATCAAGTTGCCGTGGTCAAGGTGCCTGAGTTCAACCGTTTCGCTCATAGTTTTTCGCACATTTTTGCGGGCGGTTACGCGGCGGGTTATTACAGCTACAAGTGGGCGGAGGTTTTATCGGCGGACGCCTTCTCGTTATTCGAAGAAAAAGGCATCTTCGACCGCGCGACGGGAGCATCCTTCCTGCATAATATTTTGGAGCAAGGCGGCAGTAACGACGCGATGACATTGTTCAAAAACTTTCGTGGCCGTGACCCCAATATCGATGCACTGCTCAGACATAACGGCATTGCGGCTTAG